The following are from one region of the Rhizobium etli 8C-3 genome:
- a CDS encoding MFS transporter encodes MNLPVGSLDEVGATENSGIGCYASRGIYLFCVLASAIGRNVYFVLAAWAATDVSKSASALAILLALGSAAELLTSNVGGVLVDRFDRRFVCIACDLSRLILIFSTGIGLSFGDPLGVLCLSWTIFAFIDRTYSTALQAIIPDIVRPKNLTSFNSASYIAMQAGNLIAAIVTGYSLTAIGMNLTSILPGAFFGLSLLGLLALLGRQPPSRSRSDLQAKSIRRMDLLPTTFVVHSLKTTAVMYALTYAMGMLVSVLGVAYVTRELMGSALEFGYLEAGWALGSMAGCSTLLLRRARSRRQSILFQSALAGIVLLGFPVFQSFLSALVQLVLLGFCYNVTRILIDVRVQSTVSIDMLGRARSQIHTICVSIGLLAYGIIGTIGDAIPPSGIFGLFGALMVTVALFFYFNMDRGAPAESRFV; translated from the coding sequence ATGAACCTGCCAGTAGGGAGTTTGGATGAAGTGGGCGCAACAGAAAACAGCGGCATAGGGTGTTATGCCTCTCGCGGCATCTATCTCTTCTGTGTTCTGGCGTCGGCCATTGGCCGGAATGTCTACTTCGTGCTGGCGGCATGGGCTGCGACAGATGTCAGCAAGAGCGCGAGCGCTCTAGCTATCCTTTTGGCGCTCGGCAGTGCCGCCGAGTTGCTCACCAGCAATGTTGGTGGGGTTCTAGTTGATCGATTTGATCGTCGCTTCGTCTGTATCGCTTGCGATTTATCCAGGTTGATCCTCATATTTTCAACTGGTATTGGTCTCTCGTTCGGTGACCCACTTGGTGTTCTTTGCCTATCGTGGACCATCTTCGCGTTCATCGACAGAACCTATTCGACTGCGCTGCAGGCCATCATTCCAGACATCGTTCGTCCTAAGAACCTCACTTCATTCAATTCGGCGTCTTATATTGCGATGCAGGCGGGCAATCTCATCGCCGCCATCGTCACCGGGTACAGCTTAACCGCCATCGGGATGAATCTGACGTCGATCCTGCCTGGCGCCTTTTTCGGCCTATCACTGTTGGGGCTGCTGGCACTGCTCGGCCGACAGCCGCCTTCTCGTTCTCGATCGGATTTGCAGGCAAAGAGCATTCGTCGGATGGATCTGTTGCCGACGACCTTCGTCGTTCACTCACTGAAGACCACCGCCGTCATGTATGCGTTGACCTATGCGATGGGCATGCTTGTGAGTGTATTGGGCGTCGCATATGTCACCCGCGAACTCATGGGGTCGGCGCTAGAGTTCGGTTATCTCGAGGCAGGTTGGGCCCTCGGTTCGATGGCGGGCTGTTCAACCCTTCTTCTCAGAAGGGCGCGTTCGCGACGACAAAGCATCCTCTTCCAGTCGGCGCTCGCTGGCATTGTTCTGTTGGGCTTTCCGGTTTTCCAGAGCTTTTTGTCAGCGCTCGTTCAACTGGTGTTGCTCGGCTTCTGCTACAATGTCACGCGAATCCTGATCGATGTACGGGTTCAATCGACTGTTTCGATTGACATGTTGGGGCGGGCGCGAAGCCAGATCCACACGATCTGTGTTTCGATAGGGCTTCTTGCGTATGGCATCATCGGGACGATCGGAGACGCAATTCCACCTTCGGGGATTTTCGGCCTCTTCGGGGCGCTGATGGTGACCGTCGCGCTCTTCTTTTACTTTAACATGGATCGGGGAGCGCCGGCGGAAAGCCGGTTCGTCTGA
- the rctB gene encoding SMa0974 family conjugal transfer regulator, whose product MKKSIGEVRHFVELSPPCNAHLVLPRAPSFAGEEDVPKCVHVAEACVAITRTQHVADKICTQIEDFYQSLVSVGPDRFLAFEGGGAIIRPTSESLFFTVSARDLVTFCGIRALLEAGLFLATSVSEGAIEWLHADGTRSGETCNRLYNDRCGTDEQ is encoded by the coding sequence ATGAAGAAATCGATTGGCGAAGTCCGTCACTTCGTTGAGCTGAGCCCGCCGTGCAACGCGCATCTGGTCCTGCCACGAGCGCCATCATTCGCGGGTGAGGAAGATGTTCCAAAGTGCGTGCACGTCGCCGAAGCGTGTGTCGCAATCACGCGCACGCAGCACGTTGCCGACAAGATCTGCACGCAAATCGAGGACTTCTACCAATCCCTCGTCTCCGTGGGACCTGACAGGTTTCTAGCTTTCGAAGGTGGAGGCGCGATCATAAGGCCGACCAGTGAAAGCCTGTTCTTCACGGTCTCAGCGCGAGACCTCGTCACTTTCTGTGGCATCCGCGCGCTGCTGGAAGCAGGCTTGTTTCTGGCCACGTCCGTGTCCGAGGGGGCTATAGAGTGGCTTCACGCAGACGGCACCCGATCTGGTGAAACCTGCAATCGCCTCTACAACGACCGCTGCGGAACGGACGAACAGTAG
- a CDS encoding CapA family protein, with protein MSAPFSIAVTGQSLIRHDLRTIGDPRLAEIAEILKASDVAFTNLETTIYGRHGGWPLKGSYFGAAAPDVLAALKELGFNSLALANNHAFDLGPPGILSTLEEVAAHNFLHAGIGHNKHHASTAQKMTFGSRNVALIAMDAGPGPSFMYAEDATEGRIARPGINSLKVSRVFDLEAGTFNLLRSIQERLLSSPLERANYAQPEDPPDLHGQDEIDFYGTVFRRSDETARRIVMDRHSARAHLSAIAEEAGRDTLVIVYLHHHHWEPNWQQVPVWVREFAHDCVNAGAGLFVSHGAPVLQGVEIYRNTPIFYGLGNFLFHTEKDEQEWSPPEVWRSVIATCNFGSSGQLENVRLRPIVIGGTEALSNPARDRLPFPVLADGRMAADILDDLADRSAGFGTVLDREKNVGQIAF; from the coding sequence ATGTCCGCACCCTTTTCCATTGCTGTCACCGGCCAGTCGCTCATCCGTCATGATCTTCGAACGATCGGCGATCCACGGCTCGCTGAGATCGCCGAGATCCTCAAAGCAAGCGATGTTGCCTTCACCAATCTCGAGACGACTATCTATGGTCGTCATGGTGGATGGCCGCTCAAAGGCAGCTATTTCGGCGCTGCAGCGCCGGATGTCTTGGCGGCGTTGAAGGAGCTCGGTTTCAATAGCCTGGCTCTGGCGAACAACCATGCTTTCGATCTTGGACCGCCGGGGATCCTCTCGACGCTGGAGGAGGTTGCGGCACACAATTTCCTGCATGCCGGCATCGGCCACAACAAGCATCATGCTTCCACGGCACAGAAAATGACGTTCGGATCCCGAAATGTCGCGCTGATTGCCATGGATGCCGGGCCAGGCCCGTCTTTCATGTACGCCGAGGACGCAACTGAGGGCAGGATAGCAAGGCCCGGCATCAATAGTCTGAAAGTCTCCAGGGTATTCGACCTGGAAGCGGGAACATTCAACTTGCTTCGCTCCATTCAGGAGCGTCTTCTAAGTTCGCCCTTGGAGCGCGCGAATTATGCCCAGCCAGAGGATCCGCCTGATCTTCATGGCCAAGACGAAATTGATTTCTATGGAACCGTGTTTCGCAGATCAGATGAGACCGCTCGCCGCATCGTCATGGACCGGCACAGCGCCAGGGCTCACCTTTCGGCGATCGCGGAAGAAGCGGGCCGCGACACGCTCGTCATCGTGTATTTGCATCATCACCATTGGGAGCCGAACTGGCAGCAAGTCCCCGTCTGGGTCCGCGAATTTGCGCACGATTGCGTTAACGCGGGCGCAGGCCTCTTTGTCAGCCATGGCGCTCCGGTCCTTCAAGGGGTTGAGATATATCGGAATACGCCAATTTTCTACGGCCTTGGCAACTTCCTCTTCCATACGGAAAAGGACGAACAGGAATGGAGCCCGCCGGAAGTGTGGAGGAGCGTCATCGCGACCTGCAATTTTGGATCTAGCGGACAGCTGGAAAATGTACGCTTGCGTCCGATTGTGATCGGTGGAACCGAGGCATTATCGAATCCTGCACGCGATCGCCTCCCCTTCCCTGTGCTCGCCGATGGCAGAATGGCGGCAGACATCCTTGACGATCTTGCCGACCGCAGTGCCGGTTTTGGCACTGTGCTTGACCGAGAGAAGAACGTTGGCCAGATCGCTTTTTAG
- a CDS encoding helix-turn-helix domain-containing protein: MKKSQGEIILHQQGLWSHARADVVRRRSLGRQVIDVVADDHLIFLNIRGTAASGENFVDGRRVEFSPRPDGSLVYIPPGCHWSGWDEGDAEGCYLMITVTQDFFSNLTTKLPRVGTLRPELGFRDLPIQCLARQIAGELSHDDSVGSLIVEGHLAAIFGLLQRRSGTSGRLSRGGLSPTVLKRVIGRIEAHIDRPPSVRALAEEAGLTYEHFSRAFKQSQGSTPYGFYNQRRLERVTDLLRTTAISVTEIAIACGYSSGSHLSTRFRRETGFSPAEYRALWKE, encoded by the coding sequence ATGAAGAAGTCACAAGGGGAGATCATCCTTCACCAGCAAGGCCTTTGGAGCCATGCCCGCGCAGATGTCGTTCGCCGGCGCAGTCTCGGGCGACAGGTTATCGACGTTGTCGCGGATGACCACCTGATCTTCCTCAACATAAGGGGTACGGCGGCATCCGGCGAAAATTTTGTGGACGGACGAAGAGTCGAGTTCAGTCCGCGTCCAGACGGCTCGCTTGTTTACATTCCGCCCGGTTGCCATTGGAGCGGTTGGGATGAAGGCGATGCTGAGGGTTGTTATCTTATGATAACCGTGACGCAGGATTTTTTTTCCAACCTCACGACCAAGCTCCCGCGCGTAGGCACCTTACGTCCGGAGCTTGGATTTAGAGATCTGCCGATCCAATGCTTGGCGCGGCAGATTGCCGGAGAACTTTCACACGACGATTCCGTGGGGAGTCTGATCGTTGAAGGGCACCTCGCGGCTATCTTCGGACTTCTGCAGCGCCGCTCCGGCACATCTGGCAGATTGTCTCGAGGAGGATTGTCGCCTACGGTTCTCAAGCGCGTAATAGGGCGAATTGAAGCTCACATTGATCGACCTCCGAGCGTGCGCGCTCTGGCTGAAGAGGCGGGATTGACCTACGAGCATTTTTCCCGCGCTTTCAAGCAGTCGCAAGGCTCGACGCCCTATGGCTTCTATAACCAACGCCGTCTTGAACGCGTGACCGACCTTCTCCGCACGACTGCGATCAGCGTGACCGAGATCGCCATCGCCTGTGGCTACTCCAGCGGGAGCCACCTCTCGACCAGATTTCGCCGAGAGACGGGATTTTCCCCTGCCGAGTACCGGGCGCTCTGGAAAGAATAG
- a CDS encoding conjugal transfer protein TraD — protein MTAERKRDTREKILLGGIVVKAGLSKADRAFLLGGLIEMARLVPGSIEHRRLRDIGEEAFKAPSLRNGSSHLEEKVRWA, from the coding sequence ATGACGGCTGAGCGCAAGCGCGACACGCGCGAAAAGATCCTGCTCGGCGGGATCGTCGTCAAAGCCGGGCTATCGAAGGCGGATCGGGCGTTCCTGCTCGGCGGCCTCATAGAAATGGCAAGGCTCGTCCCAGGCTCCATCGAGCATCGGCGGCTGCGCGATATCGGCGAAGAGGCTTTCAAGGCCCCCTCGCTGAGGAACGGTTCATCGCATCTCGAGGAGAAAGTAAGATGGGCCTAA
- a CDS encoding TraC family protein has translation MATKSSISDLDAQIEKLRERKRLLIVKSAERFARAATRTGLAEMEIADEEVDRIIEEIAARFRKGERKGAAGPTPQTRRPADSGAGAQGQVPNDG, from the coding sequence ATGGCGACAAAATCATCGATTTCCGATCTCGACGCCCAGATCGAAAAGCTGCGCGAACGCAAACGATTGTTGATAGTTAAATCGGCCGAGCGGTTTGCCCGCGCCGCGACCAGAACCGGGCTGGCGGAGATGGAGATCGCCGACGAGGAGGTCGATCGGATCATCGAGGAAATCGCCGCGCGATTTCGGAAGGGGGAAAGGAAAGGCGCCGCTGGCCCCACTCCTCAAACGCGTCGACCAGCAGATAGCGGCGCTGGAGCGCAGGGGCAGGTTCCAAATGACGGCTGA
- a CDS encoding class I SAM-dependent methyltransferase, whose translation MREFADFIEECDRAPRLNELSEFFSTTASGEAGMPIRPPELDRRLFPVDMTFRRFSALHPLRRGPFDKHYLSSIPYRLEEECRIGGAILKYARARKGQLQLYTLGTAEGTMARVIGELGKGRIETLSCSPNVENLRSFYAYGVPPHAMFFHGPFHYLTSQRVQEDVELRKFGSGFDIILEDTTFQMYSPNRFDQIRFVSQHLKTNGLFMFVEKFRHEDAEEYRRRERQKDHSFKARFFSASDIRAKEETVLTRMDRNEVTLSEMSETLRRFFGHSFVTWNSGNFYTLVSSNSRENLDLFLSKLSPPAIPAEYVYADLPYRLYPESEARRLSGRSWTL comes from the coding sequence ATGCGTGAATTTGCCGACTTCATTGAGGAGTGCGACCGTGCCCCTCGCCTTAACGAGCTTTCTGAGTTTTTTTCGACCACCGCATCCGGTGAGGCCGGAATGCCTATCCGTCCGCCTGAGCTCGATCGCCGCTTGTTCCCAGTGGACATGACGTTCAGGCGCTTTTCAGCCCTTCATCCGCTGCGCCGAGGTCCATTCGATAAGCACTACTTGAGCAGCATACCCTACCGCCTCGAAGAGGAGTGCCGCATAGGCGGCGCGATCCTCAAATACGCGCGGGCCAGAAAGGGTCAACTGCAACTCTACACGCTAGGTACAGCCGAGGGGACGATGGCTCGTGTGATCGGCGAACTTGGCAAGGGCAGGATAGAAACACTGTCATGCAGTCCCAACGTCGAAAACCTTAGAAGCTTCTATGCCTATGGCGTTCCTCCTCATGCCATGTTTTTTCACGGACCATTTCATTATTTGACATCGCAAAGGGTCCAAGAAGACGTGGAGCTCCGAAAGTTTGGCAGCGGTTTCGATATCATCCTCGAGGACACGACTTTCCAGATGTATTCGCCAAATCGCTTCGATCAGATCCGTTTCGTCTCGCAGCATCTCAAGACCAACGGGCTCTTCATGTTCGTCGAGAAGTTCAGGCATGAAGACGCCGAGGAATATCGGCGGCGGGAACGCCAGAAGGACCATAGCTTCAAAGCTCGCTTCTTCAGCGCGTCAGATATTCGCGCCAAGGAAGAGACGGTGCTAACGCGAATGGATCGAAACGAAGTCACCCTTTCGGAGATGAGCGAAACACTACGCCGGTTCTTTGGACACTCATTCGTCACCTGGAACAGCGGCAATTTCTACACGCTTGTCTCCAGCAACAGTCGGGAGAATCTCGACCTGTTCCTATCGAAGCTGTCCCCACCCGCGATTCCGGCAGAATATGTCTATGCGGACCTTCCCTACCGCCTTTACCCGGAATCCGAAGCAAGGCGGCTATCGGGGCGATCTTGGACCCTTTAG
- a CDS encoding helix-turn-helix domain-containing protein, whose translation MKRYVAAQVRTSRPAQAKQSDVARESVHPVDRHVGQQIRIRRMQSNVSLGDLGAGIGVSLQQVQKYESGKNRVSASMLYELANCLKIPVSRFFEGLPDPETTQGQQFITEIDGKIAYISTAEGRRLIDDVLLLSPRVRSRVVALVSSIVDEEMEEHKDVSP comes from the coding sequence ATGAAGCGCTATGTAGCAGCCCAGGTTCGGACTTCGAGACCTGCGCAAGCCAAACAGTCGGATGTTGCACGCGAGTCGGTACATCCAGTCGATCGGCATGTCGGACAGCAAATCCGTATCCGCCGAATGCAGTCGAATGTCTCCCTAGGGGATCTCGGCGCCGGCATCGGGGTGAGTTTGCAGCAGGTACAAAAATATGAAAGCGGTAAGAACCGCGTCAGCGCTTCGATGCTCTACGAGCTTGCCAATTGCCTCAAGATCCCGGTTTCGAGGTTTTTCGAAGGCCTTCCAGATCCCGAAACCACTCAGGGCCAGCAATTCATAACAGAGATCGATGGGAAGATTGCCTACATATCCACGGCGGAGGGACGGCGTCTGATAGACGACGTTTTGCTCCTTTCTCCGCGTGTGCGCAGCCGGGTCGTTGCCCTCGTCAGCTCGATTGTCGATGAAGAGATGGAAGAACACAAGGACGTTTCCCCATAA
- the traA gene encoding Ti-type conjugative transfer relaxase TraA, producing the protein MAIMFVRAQVISRGSGRSIVSAAAYRHRARMMDEQAGTSFSYRGGAGELMYEELALPDEIPDWLRSAISGQSVSKASEVFWNAVDAFETRADAQLARELIIALPEELTRAENITLVREFVRDNLTSKGMIADWVYHDKDGNPHIHLMTTLRPATEEGFGAKKVPVLGEGGKPLRVVTPDRPNGKIVYKVWAGDKETMKAWKIAWAETANRHLALAGHDIRLDGRSYAEQGLDGIAQKHLGPEKAALARKGRELHFAPADLARRQEMADRLLSEPELLLKQLGNERSTFDERDIARALHRYVDDPTDFANIRARLMASDQLVILKPKEIEAETGKVSEPAVFTTREMLRIEYDMAQSARVLSERRGFGVSERNVTVAIERVESIESGDPKTPFRLDAEQVDAVRHVTGDGGIAAIVGLAGAGKSTLLAAARLAWEGEGHRVIGAALAGKAAEGLQDSSGIKSRTLASWELAWANGRDTLHRGDVLVIDEAGMVASQQMARVLKIAEEAEVKVVLVGDAMQLQPIQAGAAFRAITERIGFAELAGVRRQREAWARNASRLFARGEVEKGLDAYTQQGHLVEAGTREETIDRIVVDWTEARKHAIGRSISEGRDGRLRGDELLVLAHTNDDVRKLNEALREVMAGDNALGESRSFRTERGARKFAAGDRIIFLENARFLEPRAKHSGPQYVKNGMLGTVTATGDKRGDPLLSVLLDNGNKVVFGEDSYDNVDHGYAATIHKSQGSTVDRTFVLATGMMDRHLTYVSMTRHRDRVDLYAAKEDFEPRPEWGRKPRVDHAAGVTGELVETGEAKFRPEDEDADDSPYADVRTDDGTAHRLWGVSLPKALDDAGISDGDTITLRKDGVERVKVQIAIVDEETGQKRYEEREVDRNVWTARQIETAEARQERIERESHRPDVFSRLVERLSRSGAKTTTLDFESEAGYRAQAQDFARRRGLDHLSLAAAEMEESLSRRWTWITAKREQVEKLWERASVALGFAIERERRFAYNEARTESHTIASASAGEPQYLIPPSTSFVRSVEADARLAQRSSPAWTERETMLRPLLTKIYRDPDAALVALNALASDTGTEPRRLTADLAAAPDRLGRLRGSELIVDGGAALSERKVAKAALEELLPLARAHATGFRRNAERFEMREQTRRSYMSLSIPALSERAMARLMEIEAVRNRDGDDAYKSAFALAAEDRSVVQEIKAVSEALTARFGWSAFTAKADAVAERNMTERLPEDLTAGRREELARLFEAVKRFAEAQHLAERQDRSKIVMAASVVRGQETENGPGKENVAVPPMLAAVIVFKTSVDDEARLRALSNPFYRQQRGALANAATMIWRDPSGAVGKIEELLRKGFAADRIAAAVTNDPAAYGALRGSNRLLDRMLASGQERKEAMRAVPEAAARLRALGAAHLNALDAERQAITDERRRMAVAIPALSKAAEEALAHLTVEVRKDSRKLSVSAASLEQGIAREFAAVSRALDERFGRNALVRGDKDLVNRVPPAQRRAFEAMQERLKVLQQTVRLQSSEQIIAERRQRAASRARGINL; encoded by the coding sequence GTGGCGATCATGTTCGTCAGAGCGCAGGTGATCAGCAGGGGATCGGGACGCAGCATCGTCTCGGCTGCCGCCTATCGCCACCGCGCCCGGATGATGGACGAGCAGGCGGGAACGTCGTTCAGCTATCGCGGTGGGGCGGGCGAACTGATGTATGAGGAACTGGCGCTGCCGGATGAGATCCCGGATTGGCTGCGGTCGGCGATATCAGGTCAGTCCGTCAGCAAGGCCAGCGAAGTGTTTTGGAATGCCGTTGACGCCTTCGAGACGCGGGCAGATGCGCAGCTCGCCCGCGAACTGATCATCGCGCTGCCGGAGGAGCTGACGCGGGCCGAGAATATCACGCTGGTGCGCGAATTCGTCCGCGACAATCTCACCTCGAAAGGAATGATCGCCGACTGGGTCTATCACGACAAGGACGGCAACCCGCACATCCACCTGATGACGACGCTCCGGCCGGCGACGGAGGAGGGGTTCGGGGCAAAGAAGGTTCCAGTGCTTGGTGAGGGTGGCAAGCCGCTGCGTGTCGTCACGCCGGACCGCCCGAACGGCAAGATCGTCTACAAAGTCTGGGCGGGCGACAAGGAAACGATGAAAGCGTGGAAGATCGCCTGGGCGGAAACGGCCAACCGGCATCTGGCGCTGGCCGGACATGACATCCGCCTCGACGGTCGCTCCTATGCCGAACAGGGCCTCGACGGGATCGCGCAAAAACATCTCGGGCCGGAGAAGGCGGCGCTGGCGAGGAAGGGCAGGGAGCTCCACTTCGCGCCGGCCGATCTCGCCCGCCGCCAGGAGATGGCCGATCGGCTGCTTTCAGAGCCGGAGCTTTTGCTGAAGCAGCTCGGCAATGAACGCTCTACCTTCGACGAGAGGGATATCGCCAGGGCGCTGCACCGTTACGTCGACGATCCCACCGATTTTGCCAACATCCGCGCCAGGCTGATGGCGTCGGACCAATTGGTCATACTGAAGCCGAAGGAGATCGAGGCAGAGACAGGAAAGGTGTCGGAGCCCGCGGTGTTTACGACGCGGGAGATGCTGCGCATCGAATACGACATGGCGCAGTCGGCGCGGGTTTTGTCGGAGCGTCGCGGCTTCGGTGTTTCCGAGCGGAATGTGACGGTGGCGATCGAACGCGTGGAGAGCATCGAGAGCGGCGATCCCAAAACTCCGTTCCGGCTCGATGCAGAGCAGGTCGATGCTGTCCGTCATGTCACCGGTGATGGTGGCATTGCCGCTATTGTAGGCCTTGCCGGCGCCGGCAAATCGACGCTGCTTGCTGCCGCACGTCTTGCCTGGGAGGGCGAGGGACACCGGGTGATCGGTGCAGCCCTTGCCGGCAAGGCCGCAGAAGGGCTGCAAGACAGTTCCGGCATCAAGTCGCGGACACTTGCCTCCTGGGAACTGGCCTGGGCCAATGGCCGCGATACGCTCCATCGCGGTGATGTGCTGGTGATCGACGAGGCCGGCATGGTGGCCTCGCAGCAGATGGCCCGTGTGCTGAAGATTGCCGAGGAGGCTGAGGTAAAGGTCGTGCTGGTCGGCGATGCGATGCAGCTGCAGCCGATCCAGGCCGGTGCTGCCTTCCGGGCAATTACCGAACGCATCGGCTTTGCAGAGCTTGCCGGCGTGCGCCGCCAGCGTGAGGCCTGGGCACGTAATGCCTCGCGGCTGTTTGCCCGCGGCGAGGTCGAGAAGGGCCTCGACGCCTATACCCAGCAGGGCCACCTGGTCGAGGCGGGCACACGCGAGGAAACGATCGACAGGATTGTGGTCGATTGGACAGAGGCACGCAAACACGCAATCGGTCGCTCGATCTCCGAGGGCAGGGATGGCCGTCTTCGCGGTGATGAACTGCTGGTGCTCGCCCACACCAACGACGATGTCCGCAAGCTCAACGAGGCGCTGCGTGAGGTGATGGCCGGCGATAATGCCCTCGGCGAAAGCCGCAGCTTCCGGACCGAGCGCGGGGCGCGAAAATTTGCCGCCGGCGACCGCATCATCTTCCTGGAGAACGCCCGCTTCCTCGAGCCGCGGGCCAAGCACTCCGGGCCGCAATATGTCAAGAACGGCATGCTCGGCACGGTCACCGCGACCGGCGACAAACGCGGCGATCCGCTGCTGTCGGTTCTGCTCGACAATGGCAATAAAGTCGTCTTCGGCGAGGACAGTTATGACAATGTCGACCACGGCTATGCCGCAACGATCCACAAATCTCAAGGGTCGACCGTCGACCGCACCTTCGTGCTCGCCACCGGCATGATGGACCGGCATCTGACCTATGTGTCGATGACCCGGCATCGCGACCGCGTCGATCTTTATGCGGCGAAAGAGGATTTTGAGCCGAGACCGGAATGGGGACGCAAACCGCGTGTCGATCATGCCGCCGGTGTCACCGGCGAGCTTGTCGAAACCGGCGAAGCCAAATTCCGGCCCGAGGACGAGGATGCCGACGACAGCCCCTATGCCGATGTCAGGACGGACGACGGAACCGCCCATCGGCTCTGGGGCGTCAGCCTGCCGAAAGCGCTCGACGATGCCGGCATCTCCGACGGCGACACCATCACGCTGCGCAAGGATGGTGTCGAGCGGGTCAAGGTCCAGATTGCCATTGTCGACGAGGAGACAGGTCAGAAGCGTTACGAGGAGAGGGAAGTCGACCGCAATGTCTGGACGGCCAGACAGATCGAAACCGCCGAAGCGCGTCAGGAGCGCATCGAACGGGAAAGTCATCGGCCGGATGTGTTCAGCCGTCTCGTCGAACGCTTGTCGCGCTCCGGTGCCAAGACGACGACGCTCGATTTTGAGAGCGAGGCGGGCTATCGCGCCCAGGCGCAAGACTTCGCCCGGCGCCGCGGGCTCGATCATCTCTCGCTTGCTGCCGCCGAGATGGAGGAAAGCCTTTCCCGGCGCTGGACGTGGATTACCGCAAAGCGAGAGCAGGTGGAAAAGCTCTGGGAGCGGGCAAGCGTGGCGCTCGGTTTTGCCATCGAGCGGGAACGGCGCTTCGCCTACAACGAGGCGCGAACTGAATCCCACACCATCGCGAGCGCAAGCGCTGGCGAACCACAGTATCTGATCCCGCCGAGCACGTCCTTCGTTAGGAGTGTCGAGGCGGATGCGCGGCTGGCGCAGCGTTCGTCACCGGCCTGGACGGAGCGGGAAACGATGCTGCGACCGCTGCTTACTAAGATCTACCGGGATCCGGATGCAGCACTTGTCGCCCTGAATGCGCTCGCCTCGGACACCGGCACCGAACCCCGCAGGCTCACTGCTGATCTTGCCGCAGCACCCGACCGGCTCGGCCGGCTGCGTGGCTCCGAGCTGATCGTCGACGGAGGCGCGGCGCTTTCCGAGCGCAAGGTCGCAAAGGCAGCCCTGGAGGAACTGCTTCCCCTGGCCCGGGCCCATGCGACCGGGTTCCGCCGGAATGCCGAACGGTTCGAAATGCGTGAGCAGACGCGGCGCTCCTACATGTCATTATCGATCCCGGCGCTTTCCGAGCGCGCGATGGCGCGCCTTATGGAGATCGAGGCGGTGCGCAACCGGGACGGGGACGACGCCTATAAGAGCGCCTTTGCGCTTGCCGCCGAGGACCGCTCGGTCGTGCAGGAGATCAAGGCGGTCAGCGAAGCGTTAACGGCACGCTTCGGCTGGAGCGCATTCACCGCGAAGGCGGATGCGGTTGCTGAACGCAATATGACCGAGCGTTTGCCGGAAGATCTGACGGCCGGCCGGCGCGAGGAGCTGGCCCGGCTGTTCGAAGCGGTCAAACGTTTTGCCGAGGCGCAGCATCTCGCCGAGCGGCAGGATCGCTCGAAGATCGTCATGGCTGCCAGTGTTGTTCGGGGCCAAGAGACAGAGAACGGACCGGGGAAGGAGAATGTCGCCGTGCCGCCGATGCTTGCTGCCGTCATCGTGTTCAAGACGTCGGTCGACGATGAGGCTCGATTGCGGGCGCTCTCCAACCCTTTCTATCGCCAGCAGCGTGGCGCATTGGCCAACGCCGCGACAATGATCTGGCGCGATCCGTCGGGCGCCGTCGGCAAGATCGAGGAGCTGCTCCGGAAAGGCTTTGCTGCTGATCGAATCGCCGCCGCGGTGACCAATGATCCGGCCGCCTATGGGGCTTTGCGCGGTTCTAATCGCCTGCTGGACCGGATGCTGGCGTCCGGCCAGGAGCGGAAAGAGGCGATGCGGGCCGTGCCGGAAGCTGCAGCGCGCCTGCGCGCGCTCGGTGCGGCCCACCTCAATGCCCTCGATGCCGAACGCCAGGCTATCACGGACGAACGGCGGCGCATGGCGGTTGCCATTCCAGCTCTTTCGAAAGCTGCGGAAGAGGCTTTGGCGCACCTGACGGTCGAGGTGAGGAAGGACAGCAGGAAGCTGAGTGTTTCCGCCGCTTCCCTCGAGCAGGGCATTGCCCGGGAGTTTGCCGCTGTCAGCCGAGCGCTCGACGAGCGCTTCGGTCGCAATGCCCTCGTCCGGGGTGACAAGGATCTTGTCAACCGCGTGCCGCCGGCGCAGCGTCGAGCTTTCGAGGCGATGCAGGAGCGGCTGAAGGTCCTGCAGCAGACTGTCCGTCTGCAGAGCAGTGAGCAGATCATAGCGGAGCGGCGCCAAAGGGCTGCTAGCCGCGCTCGCGGCATCAACCTCTGA